A genomic region of Vitis vinifera cultivar Pinot Noir 40024 chromosome 7, ASM3070453v1 contains the following coding sequences:
- the LOC100249407 gene encoding anaphase-promoting complex subunit 8 yields the protein MSSKDSCRNELRFAIRQLSDRCLYSAAKWAAEQLVGIEQDPAKFTPSHTRFQRGSSSIRRRFRTNEIASTPTAGVSYVSTPVLEEDEAVDGDFYLLAKSYFDCREYRRTAHVLRDQTGKKAVFLRCYALYLAGEKRKEEEMIELEGPLGKSDAVNHELVSLERELSTLRKNGTVDPFGLYLYGLVLKEKGSENLARTVLVESVNSYPWNWNAWTELQSLCTTIDILNSLNLNNHWMKDFFLASVYQELRMHNESLGKYEYLQGTFSFSNYIQAQIAKAQYSLREFEQVEIIFDELLRNDPYRVEDMDMYSNVLYAKECFSALSYLAHRVFLTDKYRPESCCIIGNYYSLKGQHEKSVVYFRRALKLNKNYLSAWTLMGHEYVEMKNTPAAVDAYRRAVDINPCDYRAWYGLGQAYEMMFMPYYALHYFRKSVFLQPNDSRLWIAMAQCYETDQLQMLEDAIKCYKRAANCNDTEAIALHQLAKLSKELKRSEEAAFYYKKDLERMEAEEREGPNMVEALLFLATYYKSQKRFEEAEIYCTRLLDYTGPEKETAKSLLRGMRKAQSGFPSMDIEHLPP from the exons ATGAGTTCAAAAGATAGTTGCAGAAACGAGCTCCGATTTGCAATTCGTCAACTAAGCGATCGTTGCCTCTACTCTGCTGCCAAATG GGCGGCAGAGCAGTTGGTGGGGATCGAGCAGGATCCGGCCAAATTCACACCATCGCACACCAGATTCCAGCGAGGTAGCTCCAGCATTCGCCGGAGATTTCGCACTAATGAGATTGCTTCCACACCAACCGCCGGCGTGTCTTACGTATCTACACCAGTGCTGGAGGAGGACGAAGCCGTAGATGGTGATTTCTACCTTTTAGCTAAGTCGTATTTTGATTGCCGGGAGTACCGTAGGACTGCTCATGTGCTTCGTGATCAGACTGGAAAGAAAGCTGTGTTCTTGCGATGTTATGCTCTTTATCTG GCTGGGGAAAAgcgcaaagaagaagaaatgatagAACTTGAGGGACCATTGGGTAAGAGTGATGCTGTGAACCATGAACTGGTTTCTCTGGAAAGGGAGTTGTCAACGCTCCGCAAAAATGGCACTGTCGATCCCTTTGGACTGTATTTATATGGACTTGTGCTCAAAGAGAAAGGCAGCGAAAATCTTGCCCGTACAGTACTAGTGGAGTCAGTGAATAGCTACCCCTGGAACTGGAATGCTTGGACAGAGCTGCAGTCCTTATGCACTACAATTGACATTTTGAATAGTCTTAATCTCAATAATCATTGGATGAAAGACTTCTTCCTTGCCAGTGTTTACCAAGAACTCAGGATGCACAATGAATCCTTGGGAAAGTATGAATATTTACAAGGCACTTTTAGTTTCAGTAACTACATTCAAGCTCAGATTGCAAAAGCCCAGTACAGTCTGAGGGAATTTGAACAAGtagaaataatatttgatgagcTTTTAAGGAATGACCCTTATCGAGTTGAAGACATGGATATGTATTCCAATGTGCTCTATGCAAAGGAATGTTTCTCTGCTTTAAGTTACCTTGCTCACAGGGTATTCTTGACTGATAAATACAGACCCGAGTCTTGTTGCATTATTGGAAACTATTATAGTTTGAAGGGGCAGCATGAGAAGTCAGTTGTGTATTTTAGAAGGGCACTCAAATTGAACAAAAATTACTTATCTGCTTGGACACTCATGGGTCATGAGTATGTTGAGATGAAGAACACTCCAGCTGCTGTTGATGCCTATCGAAGGGCTGTAGATATAAATCCGTGTGATTATCGAGCCTGGTATGGGTTAGGACAAGCATATGAGATGATGTTTATGCCCTATTATGCTCTTCATTACTTCCGAAAATCAGTTTTCCTGCAGCCAAATGATTCTCGGTTGTGGATTGCCATGGCTCAGTGCTATGAAACTGACCAGCTTCAAATGCTTGAGGATGCCATCAAGTGTTACAAAAGGGCAGCAAATTGTAATGACACAGAGGCAATAGCACTGCACCAGCTAGCAAAGCTTAGTAAGGAGCTTAAGCGTTCTGAAGAAGCTGCATTTTACTACAAAAAGGATTTAGAGAGGATGGAAGCTGAAGAGAGGGAAGGGCCAAATATGGTTGAAGCTCTGCTTTTTCTTGCTACATATTACAAATCCCAGAAGAGATTTGAAGAAGCAGAGATCTATTGCACCCGTCTTCTTGATTACACTGGCCCA GAGAAAGAAACTGCAAAGAGTTTACTCCGGGGAATGAGAAAAGCACAATCTGGTTTCCCTTCTATGGATATTGAACATTTGCCCCCCTAA